One window of Strigops habroptila isolate Jane chromosome Z, bStrHab1.2.pri, whole genome shotgun sequence genomic DNA carries:
- the PDCD1LG2 gene encoding LOW QUALITY PROTEIN: programmed cell death 1 ligand 2 (The sequence of the model RefSeq protein was modified relative to this genomic sequence to represent the inferred CDS: inserted 3 bases in 2 codons; deleted 1 base in 1 codon; substituted 3 bases at 3 genomic stop codons) — protein sequence MSDPMVFTTSTLKDPPEKTFHTLMVMLLKTQLSMVSALFTVEVPXQLYVIKYGSNVTMECRLPVNGLLNLGLXVVWERKRQGQSKSKEAYTLCNGKAFPPFQHHDFIGRAAFLHRELKLKXAILQITTVKITDAGSYLCLTDXQDVDYKYITLKVKASYKRINTQLMRKPDEDKFVXLSKAFPLADVFWQNEKNFNISVSANTTYTLNADGLYDVTSILAFTPNMRENYSCVFWNKELNGETSFHISTLALVSPQYSGQKSLIFFIIPTCVMVAVFPSALIIFQKRKSFKNSQPQKDGKRKLNTNLKDENRDDFNSQTEALYLSTVKASKDSVSP from the exons ATGTCTGATCCTATGGTTTTCACCACCTCAACCCTCAAAG ATCCACCTGAGAAAACATTCCACACCCTCATGGTGATGCTCCTGAAAACACAACTCTCTATGGTTTCAG CTTTATTTACAGTTGAAGTTCCTTAACAGTTATATGTTATAAAGTATGGGAGCAACGTGACCATGGAATGCAGACTGCCTGTGAATGGCTTGTTAAACCTAGGAC CTGTTGTTTGGGAGCGAAAAAGGCAGGGTCAGTCAAAATCAAAAGAGGCGTACACACTCTGCAATGGAAAAGCATTCCCTCCATTCCAGCATCATGATTTCATAGGAAGAGCAGCATTTCTGCACCGtgaactgaaactgaaatgagCTATCCTTCAGATCACCACTGTGAAGATCACAGATGCAGGATCATACCTCTGTCTCACCGACTAGCAGGATGTGGACTACAAGTATATTACTTTGAAAGTAAAAG CATCCTACAAGAGAATAAACACTCAACTAATGAGAAAACCAGATGAAGACAAGTTTGT TCTATCAAAAGCCTTTCCTCTGGCAGATGTTTTCTGGCAAAATGAGAAGAACTTCAATATCAGTGTTTCTGCA AATACCACCTATACGCTGAACGCAGACGGCCTCTATGATGTCACCAGCATCCTGGCATTCACACCAAATATGAGAGAGAACTACAGCTGCGTGTTCTGGAATAAAGAACTGAATGGAGAAACTTCATTTCACATTTCCACTTTGG CTTTAGTGAGTCCACAATATAGCGGACAAAAATCCCTGATCTTCTTTATCATCCCCACGTGTGTGATGGTAGCTGTCTTTCCCTCTGCACtaataatatttcaaaagagaaaatcattCAAGAATAGTCAACCCCAAAAAg atgggaaaagaaaactgaacacTAACCTGAAAGATGAGAACA gaGATGATTTTAACTCTCAAACTGAGGCTTTATACTTGTCAACTGTCAAAGCCTCAAAAGACAGTGTGAGTCCTTGA